A genomic stretch from Telopea speciosissima isolate NSW1024214 ecotype Mountain lineage chromosome 7, Tspe_v1, whole genome shotgun sequence includes:
- the LOC122667035 gene encoding sugar transporter ERD6-like 7 isoform X9, whose product MAIDQDMEACENKLQGKITEPLLQNGANGTSKSTKEDLWMVYFSTFVAVCGAFEFGSCIGFSSPTQAAITEDLDLSIAEYALFGSILTFGAMIGAITSGVIADSIGRKGAMRVSDAFCVAGWLAIYFAKGPVSLDIGRLSMGYGMGVFSYVVPVFISEIAPKNLRGGLTTANQLLICSGVSLSFIIGTVLSWRTLALTGLIPCFILLLGLFFIPESPRWLEKRGRHEEFVAALQKLRGKDADISKEAAEIKEYIETLENLPKATMLDLFQRRYLCSVMIGFGLMVAQQFGGINGVCFYTSQTFESAGFSGNIGTITYGILQVIVTALGALLMDRAGRRPLLLISASGMVLGCILTGTSFYLKAHELASTVSPLLAVAGILVYIGFFSIGMGGTPWVIMSEIFPINIKGVAGSLATLVNWFGAWAVSYTFNFLMSWSSYGTFYLYAAINVLGVLFIALFIPETKGRTLEQIQAAINSS is encoded by the exons ATGGCCATTGACCAGGATATGGAAGCTTGTGAGAACAAATTGCAGGGAAAGATAACAGAGCCTCTTTTACAGAATGGAGCAAATGGAACTAGCAAAAGCACCAAGGAAGATTTGTGGATGGTTTACTTCAGCACTTTTGTTGCTGTTTGTGGCGCTTTCGAATTCGGGTCTTGT aTTGGTTTTTCATCTCCAACTCAAGCAGCCATCACGGAAGATCTGGATCTATCGATAGCAGAG TACGCATTGTTTGGTTCTATCTTGACTTTTGGCGCAATGATTGGTGCAATCACAAGTGGGGTAATTGCTGATTCGATCGGCCGGAAAGGG GCAATGAGAGTGTCAGACGCTTTTTGCGTTGCAGGTTGGCTTGCCATCTACTTTGCCAAG GGACCTGTGTCACTTGATATTGGAAGATTGTCAATGGGATATGGAATGGGAGTCTTTTCCTATGTG GTACCAGTGTTCATATCTGAAATAGCACCTAAAAATCTTCGAGGAGGCTTGACAACAGCCAATCAG CTTTTGATCTGCAGTGGAGTGTCTCTTTCCTTCATTATAGGGACAGTTCTATCATGGCGAACCTTGGCTCTAACTG GACTTATCCCTTGTTTTATCCTGCTTTTGGGTCTTTTCTTCATTCCAGAGTCTCCAAGATGGCTT GAAAAGAGGGGACGCCATGAAGAATTTGTTGCTGCTCTACAGAAACTTCGTGGCAAGGATGCCGACATTTCTAAAGAAGCAGCTGAAATCAAA GAATATATAGAAACTCTTGAAAATCTCCCTAAAGCCACAATGCTGGACTTGTTCCAAAGAAGATACTTGTGTTCGGTCATG ATTGGATTCGGACTAATGGTCGCTCAACAATTTGGCGGAATCAATGGAGTTTGCTTTTACACGAGCCAAACTTTTGAATCTGCAG GATTTTCAGGCAATATTGGAACTATAACTTATGGTATTCTTCAG GTTATAGTAACTGCATTGGGTGCACTCTTAATGGATAGAGCTGGAAGAAGACCTCTTCTATTG ATTTCTGCTTCAGGGATGGTCTTGGGCTGTATACTTACTGGGACTTCCTTCTATCTAAAG GCCCATGAATTGGCTTCCACAGTATCTCCTCTACTTGCTGTGGCAGGAATACTG GTGTACATAGGATTTTTCTCCATAGGAATGGGAGGAACCCCTTGGGTTATTATGTCTGAG atatttcctataaatattAAAGGAGTGGCAGGAAGCCTAGCAACACTGGTGAACTGGTTTGGAGCATGGGCAGTTTCTTATACTTTTAACTTTCTTATGAGCTGGAGCTCTTATG GTACCTTCTACCTCTATGCAGCAATTAATGTTCTAGGTGTCCTGTTTATAGCTTTGTTTATACCTGAAACAAAGGGGCGAACCCTGGAACAAATTCAAGCTGCCATTAACAGTTCTTAG